CCCGATGGGACGCTGGTTGCGAAGCGGCTGCACAAAGTGCGGCAAATTATTACTTCTCGCCGCTCGATCCGCGGACCCATTGCACACGCGGCTGCCCGCCGTCGCCGCGCAGGAACTCGGCCACGTACCGCTGTTTCTCACGCTTTTCCGGGACCGATATGTTGTCCCCCTTTTGCAGGATCGGCCGCTTTTCGTCGATGCCGCCGAACGAACGTGCGCCCGCTGCCTGGCAGGGAAACCAGTGCCCCCGGCCGGATTCGTCTTCCAAATAGAATTCGGGATAACAATGCCCCGGTACCCACACGGTGCGGGCGGGGACGCCAATGTCGCGACACAGCGCGATGAACAGCGACGTCAACTCCTCGCAATCCCCTTTCTCGTCATTCAGCGCAGCCAGCGCCCCGCGTAACGGACCATTCACGTACTTCACGTGATCGCGAACCCAATCGTAGATGGCTTCGACCTTTTCCCAGGCCCCCTCTTTGTCGGCCACAATTTCCTTGGCCAAGGCGCGAATCTTGGGATTCGCGGTTTCGATCTTGGGGCTCGACGTCAGGTACTGACGCACGCGGCTGGGCGGCTTCTTGGGAATGATGTAGATCGATGTATTGTCCGGCGGAAGCAGCGAATAGCGCGAAATCTCG
The genomic region above belongs to Pirellulales bacterium and contains:
- a CDS encoding transglutaminase domain-containing protein, whose translation is MRSSIAPAFVLCSLLVNAHAAHAQFGEVDTNGPKRDKEFVTKYEVGLMITAGSEPCTDIIGTVPVPIDWPEQEVRVLEEDFDPAAKRVTYREVGGGTVKQMVVNMPLVPANEKVRVIAVLEISRYSLLPPDNTSIYIIPKKPPSRVRQYLTSSPKIETANPKIRALAKEIVADKEGAWEKVEAIYDWVRDHVKYVNGPLRGALAALNDEKGDCEELTSLFIALCRDIGVPARTVWVPGHCYPEFYLEDESGRGHWFPCQAAGARSFGGIDEKRPILQKGDNISVPEKREKQRYVAEFLRGDGGQPRVQWVRGSSGEK